The following coding sequences are from one Kushneria phosphatilytica window:
- a CDS encoding SDR family NAD(P)-dependent oxidoreductase translates to MSAATHHRTALIVGASRGLGHAMAAELLTRGTTPETRWNVIGTVRAGARQTPLHTLAETHPDRVEIETLDITEPTQIKALHERLAQRTLDLLFVNAGTTNREPNQVIGDVSTEEFNNVMLTNALSPMRVIETLEALVPASGLIGAMSSGQGSIANNEQGMRELYRGSKAALNMFMRSFAARQHPARAMVVMAPGWIRTELGGDEAPYTLAEAVPPLVDVLLNKIARPGLEYLDRFGETVPW, encoded by the coding sequence ATGTCAGCCGCCACTCATCATCGTACTGCCCTGATCGTCGGCGCCTCACGGGGCCTGGGTCACGCGATGGCCGCGGAGCTGTTAACGCGTGGCACCACGCCCGAAACCCGATGGAACGTGATCGGCACCGTGCGTGCCGGGGCCAGGCAAACCCCACTGCACACGCTGGCCGAGACGCACCCCGACCGGGTCGAGATCGAAACGCTCGATATCACCGAGCCCACGCAGATCAAAGCGCTACATGAGCGCCTGGCCCAGCGAACGCTCGACCTGCTGTTCGTCAACGCGGGCACCACCAACCGTGAGCCGAATCAGGTCATCGGCGATGTCTCCACCGAGGAATTCAACAACGTGATGCTCACCAACGCGCTGAGCCCGATGCGCGTGATCGAAACGCTGGAGGCGCTGGTGCCGGCCAGCGGGCTGATTGGCGCGATGTCTTCCGGGCAGGGCAGCATTGCCAATAACGAGCAAGGCATGCGAGAGCTCTACCGGGGCAGCAAGGCGGCGCTCAACATGTTCATGCGCAGCTTCGCTGCACGTCAGCACCCGGCAAGAGCGATGGTGGTCATGGCGCCGGGCTGGATTCGCACCGAGCTGGGTGGTGATGAGGCGCCCTACACCCTGGCAGAAGCAGTGCCACCGCTGGTCGATGTACTGCTTAACAAGATAGCCCGCCCCGGGCTCGAGTATCTCGATCGCTTCGGCGAAACGGTCCCGTGGTGA
- a CDS encoding amidohydrolase family protein produces MQTLFRQGLTLMAETGLDVQVLSLTTPTLHDLGAESIDLARRTNDMLAEAVARHPTRFQALATLPVSQPEAAARELERCIRELGFKGTLLCGRVGAHHPDDAALMPILAQAARLNAPVLLHPRVPPPAVRAAYYSGLSPAIDTALATHGLGWHFDAGFNWRTCCWRARSIACRSYRSFWGTGAS; encoded by the coding sequence GTGCAGACACTTTTCAGACAGGGCCTGACGCTAATGGCCGAGACCGGGCTGGATGTACAGGTACTTTCGCTGACCACGCCGACGCTGCATGATCTGGGGGCCGAAAGTATCGACCTCGCCCGCCGCACCAACGACATGCTGGCCGAGGCCGTGGCCCGGCATCCCACACGCTTTCAGGCACTGGCGACCCTGCCTGTCTCGCAGCCGGAAGCGGCCGCCCGGGAGCTCGAACGCTGCATCCGCGAGCTCGGCTTCAAGGGCACCCTGCTGTGCGGGCGGGTGGGGGCGCATCATCCTGATGATGCCGCATTGATGCCGATTCTGGCGCAGGCGGCACGGCTGAACGCACCGGTGTTGCTGCACCCGCGCGTGCCGCCGCCCGCGGTGAGAGCGGCCTATTACAGCGGCCTTTCCCCGGCCATCGATACCGCCCTGGCCACCCACGGGCTCGGCTGGCATTTCGATGCCGGCTTCAATTGGCGCACCTGCTGCTGGCGGGCACGTTCGATCGCCTGCCGGAGTTACAGATCATTCTGGGGCACTGGGGCGAGCTAG
- a CDS encoding amidohydrolase family protein, translated as MAHLLLAGTFDRLPELQIILGHWGELVLFYAERLATMEHAAGLAKPIAHYLRHNLYVTASGMFLPHYLIRAAAVVGHERLLFSTDFPYQYREGGKARAFIECCGLEGSSAGWIETLLIRTRKMVRFRPGADI; from the coding sequence TTGGCGCACCTGCTGCTGGCGGGCACGTTCGATCGCCTGCCGGAGTTACAGATCATTCTGGGGCACTGGGGCGAGCTAGTGCTGTTCTACGCCGAGCGGCTCGCCACTATGGAACACGCCGCCGGGCTCGCCAAGCCGATAGCCCACTACCTGCGCCACAATCTTTACGTGACCGCGAGTGGCATGTTTCTACCGCACTATCTGATACGCGCAGCGGCAGTAGTCGGCCATGAGCGCCTGCTATTCTCCACCGACTTCCCCTATCAGTATCGAGAAGGTGGCAAGGCGCGGGCGTTTATTGAGTGCTGCGGGCTGGAAGGGAGCTCAGCTGGCTGGATAGAGACCCTTTTGATTCGAACGAGGAAGATGGTCCGCTTTCGGCCAGGAGCAGATATTTAG
- a CDS encoding DUF3100 domain-containing protein, whose amino-acid sequence MTLSLLLNWRLHLAAVILSLIAEAIGIIKIPLGPGTLLLLPLFYAFILGVLLNPHLFSATKRVMPEAVSHAAGPIILLSIMPFIARFGSTIGPAIDQIINAGPALILQELGNLGTMLIALPVAVLVLKMGRETIGATYSIAREPNIAIISDRYGLRGPEGVGVMGVYVVGTMFGTLWFALMAGYLASLDFFDPRALAMACGVGSGSMVAACSGALAGAVPAMKDDLLAFAGASNLLTYATGLYVSLFLALPIAEWLYRKLRGPSREQSTVGVVDEHALAADSETEDRPEQQLGRTAIVLAVVCVVAWISNTINGASLAAAAPGMIILYVMSMIGLLITRAAPFYLPGVAWVSLVSILLTLPWFPGSGWMVEQLKAVNFLAIVTPVLAYAGLALTRREFTMFRQTGWKLVIIALLVFTGTYIGSALVAQLLL is encoded by the coding sequence ATGACGCTGTCACTGCTGTTGAACTGGCGCCTGCATCTGGCGGCCGTGATCCTCTCGCTGATCGCGGAGGCGATCGGCATCATCAAGATTCCACTGGGGCCGGGCACTCTGCTGCTGCTCCCACTGTTCTACGCCTTCATTCTCGGCGTGCTGCTTAATCCTCACCTGTTTTCAGCGACCAAACGCGTCATGCCGGAGGCAGTCAGCCACGCCGCGGGGCCGATCATTCTGCTGTCGATCATGCCGTTCATTGCCCGCTTCGGTTCGACCATCGGGCCGGCCATCGATCAGATCATCAATGCCGGGCCGGCGCTGATCCTGCAGGAGCTGGGTAACCTCGGCACCATGCTGATCGCGCTGCCGGTGGCGGTGCTGGTGCTGAAGATGGGCCGTGAGACCATCGGCGCCACCTACTCCATCGCGCGTGAACCCAATATCGCCATCATCTCCGATCGCTACGGCCTGCGCGGCCCGGAAGGGGTCGGGGTGATGGGCGTTTACGTGGTCGGCACCATGTTCGGCACGCTCTGGTTTGCGCTAATGGCGGGCTATCTCGCCTCGCTCGATTTCTTCGATCCGCGCGCGCTGGCGATGGCCTGTGGAGTGGGCAGCGGCAGCATGGTGGCGGCCTGCTCCGGGGCACTGGCCGGCGCCGTGCCGGCAATGAAGGATGATCTGCTGGCCTTCGCCGGCGCCAGCAACCTGCTCACCTATGCCACCGGGCTCTATGTCTCGCTGTTCCTCGCCCTGCCGATCGCGGAGTGGCTCTATCGCAAGCTCAGAGGCCCCTCGCGGGAGCAATCGACGGTCGGGGTGGTCGATGAGCATGCGCTGGCCGCCGATAGCGAAACCGAGGATCGCCCCGAGCAGCAGCTGGGTCGCACCGCCATCGTGCTGGCCGTGGTCTGCGTGGTGGCGTGGATCAGCAACACCATCAACGGCGCCTCATTGGCTGCGGCCGCCCCGGGGATGATCATCCTTTATGTGATGTCGATGATCGGGCTGCTGATCACTCGCGCTGCGCCCTTCTACCTGCCCGGTGTGGCGTGGGTGTCACTGGTGAGCATCCTGCTGACCCTGCCCTGGTTCCCCGGCAGTGGCTGGATGGTCGAGCAGCTCAAGGCGGTGAACTTCCTCGCCATTGTCACCCCGGTGCTGGCCTATGCCGGCCTGGCGCTGACCCGGCGTGAGTTCACCATGTTCCGCCAGACCGGCTGGAAGCTGGTGATCATTGCGCTGCTGGTGTTCACCGGTACCTATATCGGCTCGGCGCTTGTCGCCCAGCTGCTTCTCTGA
- a CDS encoding M20 aminoacylase family protein codes for MEDAMTPPATYPDVATLRQWRHDFHRHPEIAFEERRTSAQIIEILRAHELEVTTGLGGGTGVVATLSGNRPGPTIGLRADIDALPIEETNTFEHRSTIAGRMHACGHDGHTTMLLGAACALARAPDFAGRVHFIFQPAEESEGGGRVMVEEGLFERFPMEAVYGLHNWPGLPVGEAAVHDGPVMAAFDVFTLTLTGRGCHAAMPHLGSDTILAACQLATQLQGVISRETPAHQSAVLSITQFHAGDAFNVLPASVELRGTVRCFDPVLKARLEKRLNEAIQALAQFHGLEVEFDYQARYPATVNSPEHAAHCARVLEEMPAISRVHRDLPPSMGSEDFAFMLEHCPGAYIWLGNGDSAALHNPAYDFNDAIAPLGVAYWQALVRGLLTTADT; via the coding sequence ATGGAAGACGCCATGACGCCACCGGCCACCTATCCCGATGTCGCCACGCTGAGGCAGTGGCGCCACGATTTTCATCGCCATCCGGAGATCGCCTTCGAGGAGCGGCGTACCAGTGCGCAGATCATCGAGATCCTGCGGGCGCATGAGCTCGAGGTGACCACCGGGCTGGGTGGTGGCACCGGCGTGGTGGCAACACTTTCAGGCAACCGGCCGGGGCCGACCATCGGCCTGCGTGCCGATATCGATGCGTTGCCGATCGAGGAGACCAACACATTCGAACACCGCTCCACCATCGCCGGGCGCATGCATGCCTGCGGTCATGATGGGCATACCACCATGCTGCTGGGCGCGGCCTGTGCCCTGGCGCGAGCACCGGATTTCGCCGGGCGGGTGCATTTCATCTTCCAGCCTGCCGAGGAGAGTGAAGGCGGTGGCCGGGTGATGGTCGAGGAAGGGCTGTTCGAGCGCTTTCCCATGGAGGCCGTCTACGGGCTGCACAACTGGCCGGGGCTGCCGGTAGGGGAAGCAGCCGTACACGATGGGCCGGTAATGGCGGCGTTCGATGTCTTCACCCTGACGCTGACCGGGCGCGGCTGCCACGCAGCGATGCCGCACCTGGGCAGCGATACCATCCTCGCTGCCTGCCAGCTCGCCACCCAGCTGCAGGGCGTGATCAGCCGTGAAACGCCGGCGCATCAGTCAGCGGTGCTCAGCATCACGCAGTTCCACGCCGGCGATGCCTTCAACGTGCTGCCGGCGTCGGTCGAGCTGCGCGGCACGGTGCGCTGCTTCGATCCCGTGCTCAAGGCGCGGCTGGAAAAGCGGCTGAACGAGGCCATTCAGGCGCTGGCGCAGTTTCACGGCCTCGAGGTCGAGTTCGACTATCAGGCGCGCTACCCCGCCACCGTCAACAGCCCCGAGCACGCCGCGCACTGCGCCCGGGTGCTGGAAGAGATGCCGGCCATCAGCCGGGTTCATCGCGATCTGCCGCCGAGCATGGGCTCGGAGGATTTCGCCTTCATGCTCGAACACTGCCCCGGTGCCTACATCTGGCTGGGCAATGGCGACAGTGCCGCGCTGCATAACCCCGCCTACGACTTCAACGACGCCATCGCGCCACTGGGCGTGGCCTACTGGCAGGCACTGGTGCGCGGGCTGCTTACCACTGCCGACACCTGA
- a CDS encoding NAD(P)-dependent oxidoreductase, whose product MVTTTRRRRTMKSVVIGLGQMGGNMALTLKQAGFEVIGCDVFEAARQRLADQGLEVAAPDELPAAEVYLLSLPTSDHVREVIETSPGLLIRAPKGSVVIDASTSDPTVSRELAQKVIEAGLAWLDAPVSGGPKGAATGKLGMLLGGEAATIERVMPLLEALSAKRTHVGGAGSGHVVKLANNYLCATNLIATGEAVAMAARAGVDPAACLAGLNSGSGRSAVSEVNFPEWILSERFDSGFTTGLMRKDLRLARDAAEQLGMPPGLLAAVVERWHAGAEHIADGEDFNRIAGELLAAARQETAS is encoded by the coding sequence ATCGTCACAACAACAAGGAGACGCCGTACCATGAAGAGTGTTGTCATCGGCCTGGGCCAGATGGGCGGCAACATGGCCCTCACCCTCAAACAGGCCGGCTTCGAGGTTATCGGCTGCGATGTTTTCGAAGCCGCCCGCCAGCGGCTGGCGGATCAGGGGCTTGAGGTGGCCGCGCCGGATGAGCTGCCGGCCGCCGAGGTCTATCTGCTCTCGTTGCCGACCTCCGATCACGTGCGCGAAGTCATCGAAACCTCTCCCGGACTGCTGATCCGCGCGCCGAAGGGTAGCGTGGTCATCGACGCCTCGACCAGCGATCCCACGGTCAGCCGCGAGCTGGCGCAGAAGGTCATCGAGGCCGGGCTGGCGTGGCTCGATGCGCCGGTGAGTGGCGGGCCCAAAGGGGCTGCGACAGGCAAGCTCGGCATGCTGCTGGGTGGGGAAGCCGCCACCATCGAGCGCGTAATGCCGTTGCTGGAGGCGCTCTCGGCCAAACGTACCCATGTCGGCGGCGCCGGTAGCGGTCACGTGGTTAAACTCGCCAACAACTACCTCTGCGCCACCAACCTGATCGCGACCGGCGAGGCCGTCGCCATGGCCGCCCGGGCGGGTGTCGATCCGGCGGCCTGTCTGGCCGGGCTCAACAGCGGTTCCGGGCGCAGCGCGGTCAGCGAGGTCAACTTCCCCGAGTGGATCCTGAGCGAGCGCTTCGACTCCGGCTTCACCACCGGGCTGATGCGCAAGGATCTGCGCCTGGCGCGGGACGCCGCTGAACAGCTCGGTATGCCGCCGGGGCTGCTGGCTGCCGTGGTCGAGCGCTGGCATGCCGGGGCCGAGCACATCGCCGATGGCGAGGATTTCAACCGCATTGCCGGCGAGCTGCTCGCCGCCGCCCGGCAGGAGACCGCCTCATGA
- a CDS encoding aldehyde dehydrogenase family protein, with protein sequence MNALDQAAHDTLNQLLTHFGLGSRAQPLANWIAGEAVAGKGEPIPLTNPATGGELVRYADAGETLIERAVTAGVEAQQAWMALTASERGRRMNAAVRMLEGHEESLARLESVVAGKPIRDCRGEVGKVREMFEYYAGWCDKQHGEVIPVPTSHLNYVRRVPYGVVGQITPWNAPMFTCAWQLAPAIAAGNAAVLKPSELTPFSSVAVAKLLESGGLPPGLINIVNGLGPSTGAALTGHDAISKLVFVGSPASGRMIAETGARRLVPSVLELGGKSANIIFSDARLDDAVAGAQAAIFAAAGQSCVAGSRLLIQRDIFDEVIERVARAAEQIALGLPEDEATRMGPLQNARQFERVMDMIETARQDGARLVTGGQRPSGLPEGAEGYYLAPTLLADVKADMEIACEEVFGPVLVAMPFDDEADAIRLANATRFGLAGAVWTQDPARAHRVAHQLRAGTVWINSYKSISVMSPFGGFRDSGFGRSSGPDGLLEYTLAQSVWVETGEEASVAMGYGSGR encoded by the coding sequence ATGAATGCTCTCGATCAAGCCGCGCACGACACTCTGAATCAGCTGCTGACCCACTTCGGCCTCGGCTCCCGCGCGCAGCCGCTGGCCAACTGGATTGCCGGCGAGGCCGTAGCCGGTAAAGGTGAGCCCATCCCCCTGACCAATCCGGCCACCGGTGGTGAGCTGGTGCGCTACGCCGATGCCGGTGAAACGCTGATTGAGCGTGCCGTGACTGCAGGAGTGGAGGCGCAGCAGGCATGGATGGCGCTCACCGCCAGCGAGCGCGGCCGGCGCATGAACGCCGCGGTGCGCATGCTCGAAGGCCATGAGGAATCACTTGCCCGGCTGGAGAGCGTGGTTGCTGGCAAGCCGATCCGCGATTGTCGTGGTGAAGTGGGCAAGGTGCGCGAGATGTTCGAGTACTACGCCGGCTGGTGCGACAAGCAGCACGGCGAGGTGATTCCGGTGCCGACCAGCCATCTCAACTATGTGCGTCGCGTCCCCTATGGCGTGGTGGGTCAGATCACGCCGTGGAATGCGCCGATGTTCACCTGCGCCTGGCAGCTTGCGCCGGCCATTGCCGCCGGTAATGCCGCGGTGCTCAAACCTTCCGAACTCACACCCTTCTCGTCGGTGGCCGTGGCCAAACTGCTGGAGAGCGGTGGGCTACCCCCGGGACTGATCAACATCGTCAACGGCCTCGGCCCCTCGACCGGTGCCGCCCTCACCGGTCATGACGCCATCAGCAAGCTGGTCTTTGTCGGCTCGCCCGCCAGCGGCCGGATGATCGCCGAGACCGGCGCCCGGCGGCTGGTGCCCAGCGTGCTGGAGCTCGGCGGCAAATCCGCCAACATCATTTTCAGCGATGCCAGGCTCGATGACGCCGTGGCCGGCGCCCAGGCGGCGATCTTTGCGGCCGCCGGGCAGAGCTGCGTGGCCGGCTCACGCCTGCTGATTCAGCGCGACATCTTTGATGAAGTCATCGAGCGGGTGGCGCGCGCCGCCGAACAGATTGCCCTCGGCCTGCCGGAGGATGAGGCGACCCGCATGGGCCCGCTGCAGAATGCCCGCCAGTTCGAGCGCGTGATGGACATGATCGAAACCGCACGTCAGGATGGCGCCCGGCTGGTGACAGGCGGCCAGCGCCCATCCGGGCTGCCGGAAGGTGCCGAGGGTTATTACCTGGCACCGACACTGCTGGCCGATGTCAAAGCCGATATGGAGATTGCTTGCGAGGAGGTCTTCGGCCCGGTACTGGTCGCCATGCCGTTTGATGACGAGGCCGATGCCATCCGCCTGGCCAATGCCACCCGTTTCGGCCTGGCCGGCGCCGTATGGACTCAGGACCCGGCCAGAGCACACCGCGTTGCGCATCAGCTCAGGGCCGGCACCGTATGGATCAACAGTTACAAGTCGATCAGTGTGATGTCGCCCTTTGGCGGCTTCCGGGACAGTGGCTTTGGTCGTTCCAGTGGCCCGGACGGACTGCTCGAATACACCCTGGCACAGAGTGTCTGGGTGGAAACCGGAGAAGAGGCCAGTGTGGCAATGGGTTATGGCAGCGGTCGATGA
- a CDS encoding VOC family protein, translating to MSFGLDHPVIAVRDLERTAERARALGFTLNTRHQHPWGTDNHLLLFERNFIELMAIIRPGQLDYADDNNFRFGRLIESRLRHVDRLGDGIVMVGLESEDMVHDHAVLLGRGLTHVRPTIFRRLAHLADGRDEEVGVALDIIYHRDAPWLTQFLCQQLSPELLRQDPSLTVHANTAIALTDIWYVSSTRQRDLGHFRDIHGEAAITPEAGGFTIATDKGDCHLLDTTTMGERFPLLAGLPPTPSRAVALTLACRDLSAAMALWQANGVDFVRHDEHHADIPPHELGPLLRFVQC from the coding sequence ATGAGCTTCGGCCTTGATCATCCGGTCATTGCAGTACGCGATCTCGAGCGCACCGCAGAGCGCGCTCGAGCACTGGGGTTTACCCTCAATACCCGCCATCAGCACCCCTGGGGCACCGATAACCATCTGCTGCTCTTCGAGCGCAACTTCATTGAGCTGATGGCCATCATTCGGCCAGGCCAGCTCGACTACGCGGATGACAACAACTTCCGGTTCGGGCGGCTGATCGAGTCGCGCCTGAGGCATGTTGACCGACTGGGTGATGGCATTGTCATGGTCGGGCTGGAAAGCGAGGACATGGTCCACGATCATGCCGTTCTGCTGGGGCGGGGCCTGACGCATGTGCGCCCCACCATCTTCCGCCGACTGGCGCATCTGGCCGATGGGCGGGATGAAGAAGTCGGTGTGGCGCTGGACATCATCTATCATCGCGATGCGCCCTGGCTGACCCAGTTTCTCTGTCAGCAGCTGAGCCCTGAGCTGCTCCGTCAGGATCCGAGCCTGACCGTGCATGCCAATACGGCCATCGCGCTCACCGATATCTGGTATGTCAGCAGCACCCGCCAGCGCGATCTGGGCCACTTCCGCGATATCCACGGCGAGGCGGCCATTACGCCCGAAGCAGGCGGATTCACCATCGCAACCGACAAGGGGGATTGCCACCTGTTGGACACCACCACGATGGGCGAGCGTTTTCCCCTGCTGGCCGGTCTGCCGCCCACCCCATCCCGGGCAGTAGCGCTCACGCTGGCCTGTCGCGACCTCTCTGCTGCCATGGCCCTCTGGCAGGCCAACGGTGTCGATTTCGTCCGTCATGACGAGCACCATGCGGATATTCCGCCCCATGAGCTGGGTCCACTGCTGCGCTTCGTGCAGTGCTGA
- a CDS encoding GFA family protein has product MIRKVGNTEIRYQHRATCHCGAVELALTLPDGIVDPRRCNCSLCRRKGAIVGSVSLENLRVVSGEAQLRLYQFNTRTARHYFCSICGIYTHHQRRSNPEQYGYNIGCLEGVDPFELGEVPTSDGVHHPADH; this is encoded by the coding sequence ATGATCAGGAAAGTGGGTAATACCGAGATCCGCTATCAGCACCGAGCGACCTGTCACTGCGGCGCCGTGGAGCTTGCGCTGACACTGCCTGACGGCATTGTCGATCCCAGGCGCTGCAACTGTTCGCTCTGCCGCAGGAAAGGCGCCATTGTGGGCTCGGTCAGCCTCGAGAATCTGCGTGTGGTCAGCGGAGAGGCGCAGTTGCGTCTCTACCAGTTCAATACCCGCACTGCCCGACACTATTTCTGCTCGATCTGCGGCATTTACACGCATCACCAGCGTCGCTCCAATCCCGAACAGTACGGCTACAACATCGGCTGTCTCGAAGGTGTTGATCCCTTTGAACTCGGTGAGGTGCCCACCAGCGATGGGGTGCATCATCCTGCCGATCACTGA
- a CDS encoding cell wall hydrolase yields the protein MRQRLITVLLACLPLLLLSYPPANAADPSPRAKVAEQKARVLEKTASADGTATAPPDVTITKAGVQAVDPNGTAPLDDAITCLARTVYWEARGTDTREMEAVAEVVMNRLASPDFPNTVCGVVRQGSEQGNCQFSWWCDGRPDEADSEKAYTYSREIARRALNGDLPQRTRGALFFHHRGVSPAWADHFTRTVSTQEFIFYKPKKG from the coding sequence ATGCGCCAGCGTCTGATCACCGTTCTGCTTGCCTGCCTGCCACTGCTGCTGCTGTCATACCCGCCGGCCAATGCCGCTGATCCGTCACCCCGGGCGAAGGTGGCGGAACAGAAGGCCCGAGTGCTGGAAAAAACCGCTTCCGCTGATGGAACGGCCACGGCGCCGCCCGATGTCACCATTACCAAAGCCGGTGTGCAGGCCGTGGACCCCAATGGCACGGCGCCACTGGATGATGCCATCACCTGCCTGGCGCGCACCGTCTACTGGGAAGCCCGCGGCACCGATACCCGCGAGATGGAAGCCGTGGCCGAGGTGGTCATGAACCGGCTGGCCAGCCCCGATTTTCCCAATACCGTGTGCGGCGTGGTCCGCCAGGGCTCGGAGCAGGGTAACTGCCAGTTCTCCTGGTGGTGCGATGGTCGCCCGGACGAGGCCGACAGCGAGAAGGCGTATACCTACTCCCGGGAAATCGCCCGACGCGCCCTCAACGGCGATCTGCCACAGCGCACACGTGGCGCGCTCTTTTTCCATCACCGCGGTGTCTCACCCGCCTGGGCTGATCACTTTACCCGCACGGTCAGCACTCAGGAGTTCATCTTCTACAAGCCGAAGAAGGGGTAG
- a CDS encoding cupin domain-containing protein — MHPVITLDQLELEQTRQGALFESQDCAFAELIGLQGLGARYNEVAPGKSACPFHNHQVEDELFVILEGEGEYRFGLQRHPVGAGDVLGAPAGGTETAHQLINTGAQPLKYLAVSTRARAEMIEYPDSGKFLVKSHTPEGEQTRFVGRYSDERDYWEGEPGA, encoded by the coding sequence ATGCATCCCGTGATCACTCTGGATCAGCTTGAACTCGAACAGACTCGCCAGGGCGCGCTGTTCGAGTCGCAGGATTGCGCCTTCGCTGAGCTGATTGGCCTGCAGGGCCTGGGCGCGCGCTACAACGAGGTGGCGCCGGGCAAGAGCGCCTGCCCCTTCCATAATCACCAGGTCGAGGATGAGCTGTTCGTGATCCTCGAGGGCGAAGGCGAGTATCGCTTTGGCCTGCAGCGCCATCCGGTCGGGGCCGGCGATGTGCTGGGGGCTCCGGCCGGCGGCACAGAGACGGCACACCAGCTGATCAATACCGGTGCCCAACCGCTGAAATATCTGGCCGTTTCCACCCGGGCACGCGCAGAGATGATCGAGTACCCCGACTCCGGCAAGTTTCTGGTCAAGAGCCATACGCCGGAAGGGGAACAGACGCGCTTCGTCGGTCGTTACAGCGACGAGCGTGATTACTGGGAAGGCGAACCGGGCGCCTGA
- a CDS encoding inorganic diphosphatase, producing MMPMDAVNSMAAVDDSGDINVIIETPKGSRQKYDLDHSTGLFQWSLELPEAMLFPFSFGFIPGTLGPDGDPMDVILLLDGAVPPGTLVKSRLIGVLELEQDEDGEMVRNDRLIAVANLSRAYAGVDRLEETREGLAWDIEQFFLSYNRMLDREMNVHGYEGPKAAQQLLEGGRSRS from the coding sequence ATGATGCCAATGGACGCAGTAAACAGCATGGCTGCCGTGGATGACAGCGGCGATATCAACGTCATTATCGAGACGCCCAAGGGCAGCCGACAGAAATACGATCTCGATCACTCGACCGGACTGTTCCAGTGGTCGCTGGAACTGCCCGAGGCGATGCTGTTTCCATTCAGTTTCGGATTCATTCCGGGCACGCTTGGCCCCGATGGTGACCCGATGGATGTGATCCTGCTGCTGGATGGTGCCGTGCCGCCCGGCACGCTGGTCAAATCACGCCTGATTGGTGTGCTCGAACTCGAACAGGACGAGGATGGCGAGATGGTACGCAATGACCGGCTGATTGCGGTCGCCAATCTCTCCCGGGCCTATGCGGGCGTTGATCGGCTGGAAGAGACCCGTGAAGGTCTGGCCTGGGATATCGAGCAGTTCTTTCTCTCCTACAACCGCATGCTTGATCGGGAGATGAATGTGCATGGCTACGAGGGCCCGAAGGCCGCGCAGCAGTTGCTGGAAGGGGGCCGCAGCAGGTCATGA
- a CDS encoding LysR family transcriptional regulator translates to MDIPHQRLVYFQVTAESGSLRRAAARLNIAPSAVSRQIALLEQAFDAPLLERTPRGVRPTLVGEMVLDYCRQRSTLDGDFVARLEAHQRLETGTIMLVVGEGFIGDLIDTPLKTFTERYRDIRLDVRLAGTDDIIEAVVEDQAHIGLMFHERIHPQLRFWHSSAQPLMAICPPGHPLTEIPTPLTLEQLAEAPAALWKPGHGVRTLVDQAFAEAALRPWVSLETNSMAVLRHSVLAGMNITFLPRFAVAHELEAGSVVARSIACETFRTSQAHMITRVGRRQPQASLKLLRHLGSWMRAFRGYSS, encoded by the coding sequence ATGGATATTCCGCACCAGCGACTGGTCTACTTCCAGGTGACGGCCGAATCCGGCTCGCTGCGTCGGGCGGCGGCGCGGCTGAATATTGCCCCTTCCGCGGTCAGCCGACAGATCGCCCTGCTGGAGCAGGCCTTTGATGCGCCCCTGCTGGAACGCACGCCACGCGGCGTGCGACCCACGCTGGTGGGGGAGATGGTGCTGGATTATTGCCGGCAGCGCAGCACTCTGGATGGGGATTTTGTCGCCCGGCTTGAAGCGCATCAGCGCCTTGAGACCGGTACCATCATGCTGGTGGTGGGGGAAGGCTTCATCGGTGATCTCATCGATACGCCGCTGAAAACCTTCACCGAACGTTATCGGGATATCCGACTCGATGTGCGGCTGGCCGGGACCGATGACATCATCGAGGCCGTGGTCGAGGATCAGGCCCACATCGGACTGATGTTTCATGAGCGTATTCATCCTCAACTGCGCTTCTGGCACTCCAGCGCTCAACCGCTGATGGCGATCTGTCCGCCCGGACACCCACTGACCGAGATTCCGACCCCGCTGACCCTGGAACAGCTGGCTGAAGCGCCGGCGGCGCTCTGGAAGCCTGGTCATGGCGTGCGCACGCTGGTCGATCAGGCCTTTGCCGAGGCCGCCCTGCGCCCCTGGGTCAGCCTTGAGACCAATTCCATGGCCGTGTTGCGCCACTCGGTACTGGCCGGCATGAACATCACCTTCCTGCCGCGGTTTGCCGTGGCTCATGAGCTGGAGGCAGGCAGCGTGGTCGCCCGCTCGATCGCCTGCGAGACGTTTCGCACCTCCCAGGCGCACATGATTACGCGGGTCGGCCGTCGCCAGCCCCAGGCCAGTCTCAAGCTGCTGCGTCATCTCGGCAGCTGGATGCGGGCGTTCAGGGGGTACAGCAGCTAG